AACACATAATAAAAAATAACATAATCGTCGCTACAAGAAAAGGAGCGACAGTTCTTGAAGAGGGATCTGATGGAGTATTCCGAGTTCCTAAAAATGTGACAAAACCTTCAAAAAGTGTGGAGTGTACCCAAAACCTTGAACAAATAAATTGAAAACTAGTTTTCTATTTGTTAAAATATAGTTATAGAAATATTTAATAATCTGAACATAAAAAGTGAAAGTTGCTTATAAATATACAATGAGGAAGGTCAATAATGAATAAAAGTTATATAGGAACATGTGGAGTATTAAAAAATAACTCTCCCTCTCCAGACAAGATTATACATTCTGATGATATTTTTAAATATGAAAATTTTAATAAAAATTTTGATTATCCAATGTCAATTTTATGGGGAACAATATTAGAATGTAAAACTGAAGAAATAGATTATGTAGGTATAAAAATGCTTGGAAGTAAAAATCAAGAAGTAATTAGAATAAGAAAGGAATTTTATGAAATAATAAAATGTCCACGATTTAATATAGGTGACAAAGTTAAATTAATTAAATATTCTGATAAAAAAGCAACTGTTAAAAAAATTTGTTGGCATGATAAGGATAAAAGAATTTACTATTTTCTTAATGTTGAAAATGATAAAAGAAAAAGTACAAGTAGATATTATGAAGATGAAAATAAGTTTGAAAAAATATAAGTAAAATAAGGGATTGTTCAGAATTTTGTGTAAACTAATAGAAAATCTAGTAAATTCAGCACTTCGCTATTCTATTTACACAAAAATTTTTATACTCTCAAATAATGCTGAAAATTATTTTTTTGACAAAAGATTTAATTCGGTTCAAAAAGATACTAATGGAAAAATTGGATCTCAAGAAGAATACAAAACTGTTGGTATAGGATTTACAAAAGAAGAAGCTGAAAAACAAGAAAAATTTGGCTTAAGAAATGATGATGGAAGTATAAGAGTAACAGGGAAATACAATAATTCAGGAGATATTACTGAAAATATGTTAAGATTGGAATTAGGACTACCTTTAAGATTAAATTATTATCGACGTATTTATATAGAACAAAAATCAAATATAAAAAAATAATGATAAAAAAATAGGAGGTAATTTATGAGGAAAAAATACATAATATTGTTAATTATTTTATTTCAAAGTATTGTATATTGTAACTCAAATAAATTAATTAATTTGGGATTACATAGTATGAAAAAAGATGAATCAGCAATTGGTGCTGAAATAATGGGTGGATTTGATTATGTTTTAAACAATGATAATTTTAATACATATGTTATGTATTTTAAGGTATATGAAAATCCAGAAAATTCGTATGGTGTTGAATATATAAAAAATTATGATAATAAAGACGAAGTACTCAAATTTTTTTTATCTAAAAAAATAGAGGAATATTATTCTAGAGAGTATATTCCACTAAAAAATGGAGAGAAATTTTTATATGGAAAATTAGTTTGGGATAATTTAAAATTTAAAAATTCAACAAAATTAGAATTATATTATATTAATAAAGATAATATTGAAATAAAAAAAGTTTATTTTTTTGATAAAATAACTCCTTCAAGTCTATATAATAAATTTGATTATTTTGAAGAAGAAGGGTACTATCCTATATCAACTATTAATGAAGAATTTACAATATTTACTGAAAATAAGATAATTCATAAAAAAAGTCCTTATTTACTGAGTTATGAAAAGAAATTTGTAGAAAAAATATTTGAATTATTTAAGGATGAAATTCCAAAAGAATATTTTGAATATAGAGAAAAAGGAGAATTTGTAACACAATTTGAAAAAGAACAGGATAAAAATAATGAAAAAAGAAAAAAATTAGAAACAAAAATTGAAAATATACAAATTAATTGAAAATAGAATATTTAGGATTCTTTAAATTTAATAACACTGATCTCAACAGAATAAAAAATAAAACAAAAATATGGATTACCTAGAAGAAGACCTTAATGGAGGATTGAATTAATGAGAAAAATGAAGTTTGTATTATTATTTATTACACAAATTTATTTGTTTGGGACCTCTTTAGATTTTCCTTGTATGATGAATTTTACTCCCGAATGGGTTTATAAGCCTAAATCTTATGCTGAGAAAAAAATAGAAATAGCTAAAATTAATTCAAAAATTTGTAAAAATCCAAAAGATATTAGCTTTTTTGGCAATTTTGAATTAGACTATATTGAACTAAAAAAGGAAACAAAAGTAGAAAAATTTATAGTTTTGCCTTCAAAAATAGAAAAAGAATATGCGTATATTCCATTATTAGATAGTCAGAAATTGGAAAAAGAACCATTATACATAACTATATTTACTGGGAATCAAAAAAATAGATTATATAATCAAATAGAAAAAGAATACCCACTATTAGATATTCAACAAATGAAAAAAGAACCTTTATATACAACTAAATTTATTGAAAATAGAGAAATAAAATATGAAGTATATAATCAAATAGAAAAAAAGATAAAAAAAATAAATGATAAATTTAAAACATTAGAAAGTTTCAATAAATTAGAAAATCAAGATGGTTCTTTTGTTTTACCTTATGTATTAAAACCAAGTTATTCTGATTTTGAATATATTGATTCAGAGTATTTAATAGTTACTATGGGAAAATATTTTTATGTAATTGATTTAAAAAAAGTTGAAATGGAACATAAGGAAGTAGATGAAGATATTTTAAAACTTTTAGAAATAATGAAGATGTTAAAATTTTAAATAATTGTTACGAACTGCATCTATTATTTTGGAAACAAACAAGAAGAATATTAAAATCCAATTTTTTAATATACTTAAAAAAGGTTAGTTTGTTAGAGAAAAAAGGGAAAATAGCAAAAATTGTAGAATGTAATAGTTTTTAAAAAATTTAAAGCAAAATATGCAAAATCGAGTTATCCGAATAATAATTATAAAATAGTTGTTGAAAGATTAAGTAGATTTGTCAATTTTTATGATAGTTATTCAAATTTTGATATAAAGGATAGAGTAAATTATTATTTATTGCCAGGAAAATTAAAAAATAGACCTTTTAGTAATAAATAAGGGAGGATTATGAAATTTTTAGAAAATTTTATGAGATATAATATTTATATGTACTATTTTAATGCTCAAGTAGATACAAGTTTAAACTATAATATTATAAAAATGACATTTGTAATAACTATTGTGATTATTATTTTTATTAGTAACTTCATTTTTTATAAGAATAAAAAAATGAAAATTTTCCAAATTCTATTATTAATTATTTGGAGTTTTTATATTAAGAAAATTTATATTAAGGAATTAGAATGGAATAAGATATTATTCAGTATTAGATTCTTAATATTGTTAAAAATTTTAAATAAATATGAAAATAAAATTCTAAAATTAACAGAAAAAAGTAAAATATTGGAAAATTTAATGGTGTATCTATTATTATTGATTTATATATTTATTATTTTAAATGTGTAAATTAATGAAAAAAGCGAAGCGTATCTAAAACTTTGGACAATCAAATAAAAAATTAGTTTTTTTTAATTAAATTTCAAATATAATACTGCATTTTTTATTTTTAAAATATTAAATTCGCCCATATAACCCCTACAATCCAAAATTTTTATTTAAGGCATATTTTTATATTACCAAAATTGATTTTGTGAGCTGTATGGGCATTATATGGGCTTTTTAGGTTTAATAAAGATAACCATTATTTGTATTTCTGATTTTTAAATTTAGTGGTTCATATCGAGATTATTTAGTTAATTCTTTTATTACTTTCAATGCTCTTTCATAATCTGGCTGTTCTCCAATTTCTGGAACATATTCTACATATTGAATAATTCCATTTTTGTCAACAATAACGACTCCTCTGGCTAACAATCTTAGTTCTTTTATTACAAATCCATATTTTGTTCCAAAGTCTAAATCTTTGTGATCTGAAGCTGTTAGGGCATTTGCAATTCCCTTGTCTGCACAATATCTTCCAAGTGCAAATGGCAAGTCAACTGAAATTGTAAGCAGTTGTACATCATCTCCAAAACTTGCGGCTTCTTGATTAAATCTAGCCAGCTGTAATGCACATACTCCAGTGTCAACTGATGGAAATACTGCAATTACAACAACTTTTCCCTTATAGTCACTTAATTTTATTTCCTTTAGTTCTGGTGATAAAACTGTAAAATCAGGTGCTGTTTGTCCAGCTTTTACTTCATTTCCTGTAAGAGTTATAGGATTTCCCTTGAATGTTACTTTATTTTTTATTTCTGTCATTTTTCTGCTCCTTTATTTTAGTTTTTTTCTTTTGTATTTACAATTGTCTACTTTTTGTAATTATAACATATTTAAAATTATTTGTACAGAAAAATTATTTGGTTTTCAAATAATAATTATTTTTTTACTTTTTTGTTGCATTTGCCTTGACAATAAACTAATTTTAAAAAACTGATTTTTACATACTAATAATTAATTATCTTTTTTCCAGAATATGTGTCATTCCTTGCTCGACAATATGTTTTATATGCTCATCTTCCAGCGAATAATACACTACTTTCCCTTCTTTTCTATATTTTACAAATCTTCCTTGCTTTAATACTCGCAGTTGATGTGAAATAGCGGATTGCGTCATTTTTAAAAGATATGCAATATCACAAACGCACATTTCCTCTTGAAACAAAGCGCTTAAAATTTTCATTCTGGTTGTATCTCCCAATATTTTGAAAAAATCTGACAAATCGTGTACAACTTCTTCTTCTGGCATTGTCTTTTCCACTTTTTCCACAATATCTTTATGTATAACTTTTATTTCACAATTTTCATTTTCTTCTTCCATTATTTTAGCCATTTTCTCTCCCAAGTTTTAAAATATACGTTAATATTATATCACATATTGAAATAACGTGAAAGTAAACAATTCACATAATTTTTCTTTGATACTCTAAGGTAAAAGAAGTGAAAAACTACTAAAAGAATGTTATAATATAACAAAGTTTTGTACAATTCATACGTTATGCATAAGTTTGAAAATTTTGAATTTTAGGAGCGAAGCTATGGCTGGAAAAAGTGATATTAAAAAGCAAATATTAGAAATTGAAGATGTGGAAGAACTGAATACAAGTGAAGAAAACAAGTCTAAAATAAAGGAATACATGGAACATTATGATAAAAATGAAGGTTCAATAGATAATTATGTGATAAAAATAAAAAAATGTCTTGATATTGTTAATCAGCTTGACTGGAAGAGAACTTTAAAAGAAAAAAAAATTGATATTTCTAAAATACGGAATATTTTGAATGAAAGACATTATGGGATGGAAAAAGTAAAGGAAACTATTTTAGAAAGTTTAGCAATGCGTCACTTTATGAAAAAAAATGATAATAAAACCCCAATTATACTGTGCTTAGCAGGTTCAGCTGGAACAGGCAAGACTTCAATAGCTGAAGCAATAGCCGAAGCATTAGGGAAAAAATTTGAAAAAATTTCTATGAGTGGTGTATCTACAACATTTGAATTAACAGGGCTTACAAAAGGATATACTTCAGCTGCTCCTGGAAGAATTATAAAAACTTTGGCAAAATTTGGATGTGATGATCCTTTAATTTTATTAGATGAAATAGATAAGGTTAATCAGAAAAAATCGGAGGGAGATATTGAGGGAGTTTTACTCGAAATTTTGGATCCAGATCAAAATAAAAGATTTAGGGATGAATTTTTAGAGTTGGAGTATGATTTATCAAATGTAATGTTTTTAGCAACAGCTAATAATTTAAGCGAAGTTTCGGAGCCATTAAAAAGTAGAATGGAAATTATTTATTTAGAAGATTATAATTTGGAACAAAAAGTTGAAATTGCAAAAAACTATATAGTTCCAAGCATAAATAAAAAAATAGGTTCAAAATTATTCTTTAGTGATGATATTTTAAAATATGTGATACAAAATTATACAAATGAAGCTGGAGTTAGAAAATTAAAGACAATTTTGATGAAAATTTACGGAAGAATTGCTAAAGAATGGCTGGAAAAAAAGAAAAAAGTAAATGTAACTTTGGAAAACATAGATTCTCTCATTTGTGCAGACAAAAATCCCAGTATTTCGTTGAAAGTGAATACTGAAAAGTCAAAAATAGGAGAAGTGATGGGAATGGGGGTAACTTCGCTGGGAGGAAGAATTATGCCAATTCAAACGGCTGTTATGCCAGGAGATGGAAAAATTATAATAACTGGAAATCTTTCAGAAGTTATGAAAGAGGGAATAAATGTGGCAATTACATATTTGAGAACAAAAACTGAAGAATATCATCTAAAAAATCCTAACTTTTACAAGGAAAATGATATTCACGTACATTTTAATGAAAATGCTGTTCAAAAGGATGGGCCTTCCGCTGGAATCGCTATTACAACGTGCATCCTTTCAGCATTAAATCGGATAGAATTAAGGCAGGATATGGCTTTTACTGGAGAAATTACGATTTTGGGGGAGATATTGCCTGTTGGAGGAGTGGCAAAAAAAATCGAAGGGGCTTATAAATCTGGAATAAGAAAATTCTTTGTTCCAAAAGAAAATGAAGATTGTGTAAATTTTATAAGAAAAGATATAATTGATAAAATAAAAATAGAATTTGTGGAAAATTATGAACAAATTTATTCAAAACTTTTTTTGGCATGTGAAGAAGAAAAAAATTTATAAAAAAGGAGAAAATTTCATGAAAAAAAATAAATGTAAGTTATTAATTTGGGCTAGTATTATGGTAATTTCAGTTGCGTCTTTTGGAATGTCTGGTAAAAATCCAGATAAATCGCCTTCAAAGCCAGAGGCTGCAGATGTGGATACAGTTAATGACAACGCTAGTGCTATTGGGAAAAAAGCTGGACTTAAAATTTCAAAGGCTGAATTAAATGCTGTTGCTGACAGGATTTTTAAAAATGAAGCCGGAGGTAAAAAAGAGAATATTGTTTACTGGAATACCGGAGAGGATTTTCCTTCACTTGGAATTGGACATTTTATATGGTATAGAGCAGGGCAAAGGGGAAAATTTGCTGAAAGTTTTCCACAGCTTGTGGCTTATTACAGGGCTCATGATATAAAATTACCTAAAATTATTGAGGAAAATGAATATTCTCCTTGGGCAAATAGTGATGAGCTTTTTAGATTGAAAAGAATTATGGATAATGATATTACTGAATTGACTAATTTTCTGTATAATACGAAAGATATTCAAGTTGCATTCATTTTTGAAAGATTGGAAAACTCTTTGGAAAAGATGATGGCAATTTCAGATAATCCAGAAAATGTAAAAAAACAGTTTTATCGTGTTGCCCAGTCGCCAAACGGACTTTATCCTCTGATTGACTATGTTAATTTCAAGGGGGAAGGAATAACGAGAACGGAAACCTATAATGGAGAAGGATGGGGTCTTCTTCAAGTTTTGGAAAATATGAAGGGAACAGGAAGTGGAAAAGCCGCTCTTGAAGAATTTAGCAACTCTGCAAAAGCTGTGCTTGAAAGACGTGTAAAAAATGCTGGTCCCGACAGTAATGAGAAAAAATGGCTGCAAGGCTGGTTAAATCGTTGTGATACTTATAAAAACTAATACTAAATTCCATTTGAAAAATAGAAATTATATTTTATTTATTTTTTTATAATAAATCCATTGCTTTAATGGGCAATAGCATAAGTTTATAAAAATTAAATTGGGCAGTCTAAATTTTGTTTAGGCTGCTTTTTTGTTT
The DNA window shown above is from Leptotrichia wadei and carries:
- a CDS encoding S16 family serine protease; amino-acid sequence: MAGKSDIKKQILEIEDVEELNTSEENKSKIKEYMEHYDKNEGSIDNYVIKIKKCLDIVNQLDWKRTLKEKKIDISKIRNILNERHYGMEKVKETILESLAMRHFMKKNDNKTPIILCLAGSAGTGKTSIAEAIAEALGKKFEKISMSGVSTTFELTGLTKGYTSAAPGRIIKTLAKFGCDDPLILLDEIDKVNQKKSEGDIEGVLLEILDPDQNKRFRDEFLELEYDLSNVMFLATANNLSEVSEPLKSRMEIIYLEDYNLEQKVEIAKNYIVPSINKKIGSKLFFSDDILKYVIQNYTNEAGVRKLKTILMKIYGRIAKEWLEKKKKVNVTLENIDSLICADKNPSISLKVNTEKSKIGEVMGMGVTSLGGRIMPIQTAVMPGDGKIIITGNLSEVMKEGINVAITYLRTKTEEYHLKNPNFYKENDIHVHFNENAVQKDGPSAGIAITTCILSALNRIELRQDMAFTGEITILGEILPVGGVAKKIEGAYKSGIRKFFVPKENEDCVNFIRKDIIDKIKIEFVENYEQIYSKLFLACEEEKNL
- a CDS encoding ArsR/SmtB family transcription factor, which translates into the protein MAKIMEEENENCEIKVIHKDIVEKVEKTMPEEEVVHDLSDFFKILGDTTRMKILSALFQEEMCVCDIAYLLKMTQSAISHQLRVLKQGRFVKYRKEGKVVYYSLEDEHIKHIVEQGMTHILEKR
- the tpx gene encoding thiol peroxidase gives rise to the protein MTEIKNKVTFKGNPITLTGNEVKAGQTAPDFTVLSPELKEIKLSDYKGKVVVIAVFPSVDTGVCALQLARFNQEAASFGDDVQLLTISVDLPFALGRYCADKGIANALTASDHKDLDFGTKYGFVIKELRLLARGVVIVDKNGIIQYVEYVPEIGEQPDYERALKVIKELTK